A window of the Fulvia fulva chromosome 11, complete sequence genome harbors these coding sequences:
- a CDS encoding Oxalate decarboxylase OxdC, translating into MHALTFVSTVLLIAAPVLAAPARQHPLVHSRPDPYRKDYQDQYDHKVDSIGKDLHPEPLRNGDGTSVLGPRNRLREQENPDMIRPPTTDHGDFKNMRWSFADSHMRIEEGGWTRQTTRRELDSSVEIAGVNMRLDEGVIRELHWHKEAEWAYVLEGKVRVTALDTEGGSFVDDVEKGDLWYFPPGHPHSLQGLAPIGTEFLLIFDNGGFSEESTFLLTEWLKHTPKSVIAENFRLPPQVFDTLPDTEKYIFQGELPGSVDEEKPKTFKKSKLEFTHKMLDQKPEVTSGGRVRITDSHNFPISKTIAAGHLEIEPGAMREMHWHPNADEWSFFISGRARVTIFGAQGNARTFDYTAGDVGVVPKNMARGLQLRKNRPTRKLIHLQGHFIENLSDDEPLEVLEIFRADEFQDFSLFQWLGETPQRLVRDHLFQNDPKGAAKFAKAIQSAEKDAIKAQVFQSEL; encoded by the exons ATGCACGCACTAACCTTCGTATCAACTGTATTGCTGATAGCAGCCCCTGTTCTCGCTGCACCAGCAAGACAGCATCCATTGGTCCATTCCAGGCCTGATCCATACCGCAAAGACTATCAGGATCAGTATGACCACAAAGTTGACAGCATAGGGAAAGACCTCCATCCAGAGCCTCTACGCAATGGCGATGGAACATCCGTACTCGGTCCACGCAACAGGCTGCGGGAGCAAGAGAACCCCGACATGATCCGACCTCCTACCACGGACCATGGAGATTTCAAGAACATGCGCTGGAGCTTTGCGGACTCTCACATGCGGATTGAAGAGGGTGGCTGGACTCGGCAGACGACGAGACGTGAGCTGGACTCCTCGGTTGAGATCGCTGGTGTTAATATGCGTCTTGATGAAGGCGTGATCCGGGAGCTTCACTGGCACAAAGAAGCTGAGTGGGCGTACGTGCTTGAAGGTAAAGTCAGAGTCACGGCGCTAGACACTGAAG GGGGCTCTTTCGTAGACGACGTGGAGAAGGGCGATTTGTGGTATTTCCCCCCGGGTCATCCCCACTCTTTGCAAGGATTGGCTCCCATTGGCACTGAGTTTCTTCTTATCTTCGACAACGGCGGGTTCAGCGAG GAGAGCACATTCCTCTTGACAGAGTGGTTGAAGCACACTCCGAAGTCTGTTATCGCTGAGAACTTCAGACTGCCGCCCCAGGTCTTTGATACGCTTCCGGATACTGAGAAG TACATCTTCCAAGGCGAGCTACCTGGATCGGTTGATGAAGAGAAGCCAAAGACTTTCAAGAAATCCAAGCTGGAATTCACTCACAAGATGCTCGACCAGAAGCCAGAGGTGACGAGCGGAGGTCGCGTGCGGATTACTGATAGCCACAACTTTCCAATCTCGAAGACT ATTGCGGCTGGTCACCTTGAGATTGAGCCCGGAGCTATGCGTGAGATGCATTG GCACCCTAATGCCGATGAATGGTCATTCTTTATCAGTGGACGAGCGCGCGTGACCATCTTCGGCGCTCAAGGCAACGCCAGGACTTTCGACTACACCGCGGGAGATGTGGGTGTAGTGCCCAAGAACATGGCAAGAGGCCTCCAGCTCCGCAAGAACCGCCCTACCCGTAAGCTGATACATTTGCAGGGTCACTTCATCGAGAACCTAAGCGACGATGAGCCACTGGAAGTATTGGAGATCTTCCGCGCAGACGAGTTTCAAGACTTCTCGCTCTTCCAGTGGCTCGGTGAGACTCCACAGCGACTCGTGCGAGACCACCTGTTCCAGAACGATCCTAAAGGGGCAGCCAAGTTCGCAAAAGCCATACAGTCTGCGGAGAAGGACGCCATCAAGGCGCAGGTCTTCCAATCGGAGCTGTAG
- a CDS encoding Histone chaperone ASF1, with protein MATVSLLNVNVRNNPAAFNAPYEFEITFECLEPLQKDLEWKLTYVGSATSSDHDQELDSLLVGPIPVGVNKFVFEADPPNTSRIPASDILGVTVILLSCSYDEREFVRVGYYVNNEYTDPAMNEEPPAKPDLDKIRRNILADKPRVTRFQIKWDSEESAPSEFPPEQPDVDQQDDDEEAYAKDELEEEAQDEGAPLEGDAEALATAKVDEDAEMEGADGNDKGEESDAASEDLEAESEDDEDDEEEEEEGTEENGDAMDTEMGDSHPHQQQAQQPADVMVH; from the exons ATGGCAACAGTATCGCTGCTCAACGTGAACGTGCGCAACAACCCGGCTGCCTTCAACGCCCCATACGAGTTCGAGATCACCTTCGAGTGCCTCGAGCCACTGCAGAAGGATCTCGAGTGGAAGCTCACCTACGTCGGCTCTGCTACATC CTCCGACCACGACCAAGAACTCGACTCCCTCCTCGTCGGCCCCATCCCCGTCGGCGTCAACAAATTCGTATTCGAGGCAGACCCACCCAACACCTCCCGCATCCCAGCCAGCGATATCCTCGGCGTGACTGTCATCCTCCTCTCCTGCTCCTACGACGAACGCGAGTTTGTCCGCGTCGGTTACTACGTAAACAATGAATACACCGACCCCGCCATGAACGAGGAACCACCCGCCAAGCCAGACCTCGACAAGATCCGCCGTAACATCCTCGCCGACAAGCCTAGGGTCACCCGCTTCCAGATCAAGTGGGACTCTGAGGAGAGCGCGCCGAGCGAATTTCCACCTGAGCAGCCAGATGTCGATCAGCAGGACGACGATGAGGAGGCATATGCCAAAGATGAGCTTGAGGAGGAGGCACAAGACGAAGGTGCACCTCTAGAGGGTGATGCTGAGGCACTGGCGACTGCCAAGGTCGACGAGGATGCTGAGATGGAGGGTGCCGATGGCAACGACAAAGGTGAGGAAAGTGATGCCGCTAGCGAGGATCTGGAGGCAGAGAGTGAAGACGACGAGGACGATGAGGAGGAGGAAGAGGAAGGTACGGAGGAGAATGGCGATGCTATGGATACGGAGATGGGAGATAGCCACCCGCACCAGCAGCAAGCACAGCAGCCGGCCGATGTGATGGTGCACTAG
- a CDS encoding Lethal(2) giant larvae SRO77, with the protein MAHLLRGKQAGIQNDLSAGLSSDLFAIDDVARFGVNSQISCVAYDPVQSLLAVGTKSSQFGPGQVYLFGKGRIQAVLPTPARGASIKELQFCAEKLVALDSKHDVILYSIELKRIITTYSPPGAITALCTDPMLDYALFGLQSGEILAFDMDRESPAPFKIPNLWQEVNSKARISTIVSLQFHPRDIGTLLIGYTEGAVIYSFKLNKALRFFQYEIPRGAPGGDGDPAASNIVRRPKLSHAVWHPTGAFVMTGHDDSSIVFWDTMKDGRMLMARTLTDTHVATPGATTDNAGMRSGTMAMKEPLFLMKWCANQQDSEDTMILVAGGQSTQAPSKGLTLFEMGRTPVYATSTWDTLTNYFDSPKRQRILPTPPGAEVVHFCLIPRTSPHFAGAHDPIAIIALLSSGELLTLSFPSGMPISPTNQLHLSLALVHPFVKTLNTAQVEREKWLGLQERRAQGPPILQGGTEMPSHLRRYETRSIAQSIHADGTVRLWDPGYGDEIENEKVLQVDVARALGRWNEIDITETSFAGNSAELTIGMRSGEVIVFRWGTNRNSGREPPQAQPNQPGALTSITDRVEPSLSEGLCPFTLLDQKDGPVTAVCNSEIGFVAAGFEGGGIVLIDLRGPAVILNTSVQDFARHQKTGSLRRRSSSAGNKPEWVTSLTFSILTLEGEGYSSILLHAGTNSGNLASFKIIPVPSGRYTAQYAGHVQLDSSKIMYISPINADSGKPATASQTAMGSLRTGLKVNGALVTVTPTSIHIFRPATSKGAHKSFDSFFCDKAGIIHSHSHGYALLGLFGDGKARAFSIPSLRELASIDLTSLDVRQLHKATISPTGTILAFTGPSELALLSIFGTGEPLTRRQDRLFSPGRLIPPRPTISNIQWVTGTQYITPADMDILIGGPDRPPSKRMLAQARDEEEQRRRAGRSSASAANNAQSDEGYWGYMQRQLAERTEKLGLVGDNMDNLERNSANWLEDVNKFVGKQKRSAATGIIKARFGL; encoded by the exons ATGGCTCACCTGCTTCGAGGAAAACAGGCGGGCATCCAGAACGACTTGAGTGCTGGCCTAAGCTCGGATCTATTCGCCATCGACGACGTCGCTCGCTTCGGTGTCAACTCCCAAATATCCTGTGTGGCCTACGATCCCGTGCAGTCACTGCTGGCAGTGGGCACCAAAAGTTCCCAGTTCGGGCCCGGTCAGGTCTACCTCTTCGGCAAGGGCAGAATTCAAGCTGTATTGCCAACTCCCGCTAGAGGCGCGAGTATCAAAGAGCTCCAATTCTGTGCGGAAAAGTTGGTGGCATTGGACTCCAAGCACGATGTGATTTTGTACTCGATTGAGCTCAAGCGCATCATCACGACCTACTCGCCGCCAGGAGCAATTACGGCACTATGTACGGATCCAATGCTGGACTATGCACTTTTCGGACTACAGTCTGGAGAGATCCTAGCCTTTGACATGGATCGAGAGTCGCCTGCGCCCTTCAAAATCCCAAATCTGTGGCAAGAAGTCAACTCCAAGGCACGCATCTCAACCATAGTCTCGCTACAATTCCACCCACGAGATATCGGAACTCTGCTCATAGGGTACACAGAAGGCGCAGTCATCTACAGCTTCAAGCTGAACAAAGCTCTCCGCTTTTTCCAGTATGAAATACCACGTGGAGCACCGGGAGGTGACGGCGACCCTGCAGCGTCCAACATCGTGAGACGACCGAAACTGTCTCATGCTGTGTGGCATCCGACTGGTGCATTCGTCATGACAGGACACGACGATAGCTCGATTGTGTTCTGGGACACCATGAAAGACGGCAGAATGCTGATGGCACGAACATTGACCGACACACACGTGGCCACACCAGGCGCGACAACAGACAATGCTGGGATGCGGTCAGGAACTATGGCGATGAAAGAGCCTCTCTTCCTCATGAAGTGGTGTGCTAATCAGCAGGATTCAGAAGACACCATGATCTTGGTAGCGGGAGGTCAGTCTACGCAAGCGCCATCGAAAGGCTTGACACTCTTCGAGATGGGCAGGACACCGGTGTACGCAACAAGCACATGGGATACATTGACCAACTACTTTGACTCGCCAAAGCGTCAACGGATACTTCCCACACCTCCTGGCGCGGAAGTCGTTCATTTCTGCTTGATACCTAGGACATCACCACATTTTGCCGGGGCTCATGATCCGATCGCCATCATTGCTCTTCTATCCTCTGGCGAACTGCTCACGTTGTCCTTCCCTTCTGGCATGCCGATCAGCCCCACAAATCAGCTTCATCTTTCTCTAGCGCTAGTACATCCTTTCGTCAAGACGCTCAATACTGCTCAAGTCGAGCGTGAGAAGTGGCTGGGTCTGCAAGAGCGCCGTGCACAGGGTCCTCCCATTCTGCAAGGTGGCACTGAGATGCCAAGTCATCTAAGGAGATACGAGACAAGAAGCATAGCTCAAAGCATACATGCAGATGGCACAGTCCGACTTTGGGATCCCGGCTATGGCGACGAGATCGAGAACGAGAAGGTGCTGCAAGTCGACGTTGCGAGAGCACTGGGACGCTGGAACGAGATTGACATCACGGAAACTTCATTCGCAGGCAACAGTGCTGAGTTGACCATTGGCATGCGCAGTGGCGAGGTCATCGTCTTCCGCTGGGGCACGAATAGGAATTCTGGCAGAGAACCACCCCAAGCACAACCGAATCAGCCGGGCGCTTTGACGAGTATCACTGATCGTGTTGAACCGTCTCTCAGTGAAGGTCTGTGTCCTTTCACGCTACTCGACCAGAAAGATGGTCCAGTCACAGCCGTCTGTAACTCAGAGATCGGCTTCGTCGCGGCAGGATTCGAGGGTGGCGGTATTGTCCTCATCGATCTTCGCGGACCTGCCGTCATTCTGAACACTTCTGTACAAGACTTCGCCAGACACCAAAAGACAGGAAGCCTACGACGACGCTCCAGCAGCGCCGGCAACAAGCCCGAATGGGTCACATCGCTGACCTTCAGCATCTTGACTCTAGAAGGAGAAGGCTACAGCTCGATCCTGCTTCACGCTGGCACAAACTCGGGCAACCTGGCCAGCTTCAAGATAATACCAGTCCCAAGCGGACGATACACAGCACAATACGCCGGCCATGTACAACTCGACAGCAGCAAGATCATGTACATCTCACCCATCAACGCCGACTCAGGCAAGCCCGCGACAGCATCACAAACAGCAATGGGCAGCCTCCGCACCGGCCTCAAAGTCAACGGCGCCCTCGTAACAGTAACCCCAACCAGCATCCACATCTTCCGCCCAGCAACCTCCAAAGGCGCTCACAAATCCTTCGACTCCTTCTTCTGCGACAAAGCCGGCATAATCCACTCCCACTCCCACGGCTACGCCCTGCTTGGCCTCTTCGGCGACGGCAAAGCACGCGCATTCTCCATCCCCTCCCTCCGCGAACTCGCATCAATAGACCTCACCAGTCTTGACGTCCGCCAACTCCACAAAGCAACCATCTCCCCCACCGGCACAATCCTCGCCTTCACAGGACCCAGCGAACTGGCCCTCCTCAGCATCTTCGGCACAGGCGAACCCCTAACCCGCCGTCAAGACCGTCTCTTCTCCCCCGGCCGCCTCATCCCACCACGCCCTACCATCTCAAATATCCAATGGGTGACGGGTACGCAATACATCACGCCCGCAGACATGGATATCCTCATCGGCGGGCCTGACCGGCCTCCTAGCAAGAGGATGCTTGCCCAAGCCCGCGACGAGGAGGAACAGCGACGCAGAGCGGGGAGGTCGAGTGCCAGTGCAGCGAACAATGCGCAGAGTGATGAGGGGTACTGGGGCTATATGCAGCGGCAGTTGGCGGAGAGGACGGAGAAGTTGGGGTTGGTGGGGGATAATATGGATAATTTGGAGAGGAATTCGGCGAATTGGCTGGAGGATGTTAATAAGTTTGTTGGGAAGCAGAAGAGGAGTGCTGCTACGGGGA TTATCAAAGCACGGTTCGGCTTGTGA
- a CDS encoding putative ATP-dependent RNA helicase prh1 — protein MAQKPTEKVEYKNLKRKRQDVPSASRKSAGAPATHNPYAAKKARLLEKRKELPIWNRQEDIVNSLKENRILVLSGETGSGKSTQFPQFLLSAPYLPRSGPGSAIAVTQPRRVAAITLAKRVADEHGSRVGGEVGYSVRFDDCTGKETRIKFLTEGMLLQEILRDETLGRYGVVVVDEVHERSVDVDLILGFLKGLVKRRKGLRVVVMSATANVQELKEYFAEDAASLENGDGGDAKDVATPSSKRNGDMEMDHSEVESNRSTKRTPAEQPTSHLGVSDCHVEGRQYPVKLHYLDTPTEDVVDMALQRIFQIHCKEPMPGDVLVFLTGQETIVGLQKLVEEFAEDLTNDFPKLLARPLYAALPQDQQQLVFEPAPPNTRKVILSTNIAETSVTVPGVKFVIDTGKAKIKQFRNKLGLESLLIKPISRSSADQRKGRAGRESPGQCYRLYTQKDYDSLEKDAKPEILRCDLSDAVLKMKARGIDDIISFSFLSPPPREALERSLLQLHQLGFLDDSGRINEDGRKASRLPLTPSLGRVLLEAVKRDCLLEVIDIVACLSTQEKSIFITADTEEGREKAAEARSQLIRRQGDHLTVLAAVQGYAAENADRKRWCRDHMISHRAMRSVMDVRKQLIAQCKQLAPNATMRSTVDEVTQESILKCFLRGYSKNVAHLCPDKSYKTFPPGSQTVAIHPSSVLFGRKVEAIMYNEFVFTNKAYARGVSAVQLRWLEELYE, from the coding sequence ATGGCTCAGAAACCTACAGAGAAGGTGGAGTACAAGAATTTGAAGCGCAAACGACAAGATGTACCTTCCGCATCGAGAAAGTCCGCAGGCGCACCTGCCACGCATAATCCTTATGCGGCGAAGAAGGCGCGACTACTTGAGAAGAGGAAGGAGCTACCCATCTGGAACAGGCAAGAGGACATCGTCAACTCCCTGAAGGAGAACCGGATCCTAGTCCTTTCTGGCGAAACAGGAAGTGGCAAGTCAACGCAATTTCCCCAATTCCTGCTTTCCGCGCCGTACCTTCCACGCAGCGGTCCCGGCAGTGCCATCGCAGTTACCCAACCCCGCCGCGTAGCTGCCATAACTCTCGCCAAACGCGTCGCGGACGAACATGGAAGTCGCGTTGGAGGCGAGGTGGGCTATTCAGTGAGATTTGACGATTGTACGGGGAAGGAGACGCGGATCAAGTTTCTTACGGAAGGAATGCTATTACAGGAGATTCTGCGGGATGAGACGTTGGGACGGTATGGGGTTGTTGTGGTGGATGAGGTGCATGAGAGGAGTGTTGATGTGGATTTGATTTTGGGGTTTTTGAAGGGGTTGGTGAAGAGGAGGAAGGGGCTTAGGGTGGTGGTTATGAGTGCTACTGCTAATGTGCAGGAGTTGAAGGAGTATTTTGCTGAGGATGCGGCTTCGCTCGAGAATGGGGATGGTGGCGATGCGAAGGACGTGGCGACGCCGAGCTCAAAACGCAACGGCGATATGGAGATGGATCACAGCGAGGTCGAGAGTAATCGCTCGACGAAGAGGACCCCAGCTGAGCAGCCTACATCACATCTTGGCGTTTCGGATTGCCACGTTGAAGGGAGACAGTATCCGGTCAAGCTGCATTATCTCGATACACCCACGGAGGATGTGGTTGACATGGCACTGCAACGGATCTTCCAGATACACTGCAAAGAGCCGATGCCAGGAGACGTGCTTGTCTTCCTGACAGGACAGGAAACGATCGTTGGACTTCAGAAGCTGGTCGAAGAGTTCGCCGAGGACCTCACGAATGACTTCCCTAAGCTACTCGCGAGGCCACTTTACGCGGCATTACCGCAGGACCAACAGCAGCTTGTCTTCGAGCCAGCGCCTCCGAACACACGAAAGGTCATCCTGTCAACAAACATCGCAGAGACTTCAGTAACAGTACCAGGGGTGAAATTTGTCATCGACACAGGTAAGGCAAAGATCAAGCAGTTTCGCAACAAGCTCGGGCTGGAGTCTTTGCTTATCAAGCCGATATCACGATCATCAGCGGACCAGCGAAAGGGTCGAGCAGGCAGAGAGTCTCCAGGACAGTGCTACCGATTATACACGCAGAAGGACTACGATAGCTTGGAAAAGGACGCAAAGCCTGAGATCCTGCGATGTGATCTCAGTGACGCAGTGCTAAAGATGAAAGCACGAGGTATTGACGACATTATCAGCTTTTCGTTCCTGTCGCCACCACCACGGGAAGCGTTGGAACGATCCCTGCTGCAGCTGCACCAGCTAGGCTTCTTGGACGACTCAGGTCGCATCAACGAAGACGGTCGCAAAGCATCACGACTGCCACTCACTCCCTCGCTCGGTCGTGTTCTGCTGGAAGCAGTAAAGCGCGACTGCCTGCTGGAAGTGATTGACATCGTCGCATGTCTCAGCACGCAGGAGAAGAGTATCTTCATAACGGCAGATACAGAAGAGGGCCGTGAGAAAGCAGCAGAAGCACGTTCACAATTAATCAGACGGCAAGGTGACCACCTCACTGTCTTGGCAGCCGTGCAAGGCTACGCTGCTGAAAATGCTGATCGGAAGAGATGGTGTCGCGACCACATGATATCGCACCGCGCTATGAGGAGCGTGATGGATGTGCGGAAACAGCTCATTGCGCAGTGTAAGCAGTTGGCGCCGAATGCGACGATGAGAAGCACGGTCGATGAAGTTACGCAAGAGAGTATTCTGAAGTGCTTTCTGCGAGGTTACAGCAAGAATGTGGCGCATCTGTGTCCGGATAAGAGCTACAAGACGTTTCCACCTGGTAGTCAGACTGTTGCGATACATCCTAGCAGTGTGCTGTTTGGGCGCAAAGTGGAGGCGATTATGTATAATGAGTTTGTCTTCACTAATAAGGCTTATGCGAGGGGTGTGAGCGCGGTACAGCTGAGGTGGTTGGAAGAGCTTTACGAGTAG